One Phoenix dactylifera cultivar Barhee BC4 chromosome 14, palm_55x_up_171113_PBpolish2nd_filt_p, whole genome shotgun sequence DNA window includes the following coding sequences:
- the LOC103701345 gene encoding DNA-directed RNA polymerase subunit 10-like protein: MIIPVRCFTCGKVIGNKWDTYLDLLQADYAEGDALDALGLVRYCCRRMLMTHVDLIEKLLNYNSLEKTDPN; the protein is encoded by the exons ATGATCATTCCCGTGCGTTGCTTCACCTGTGGGAAG GTGATTGGCAACAAGTGGGATACGTATCTCGATCTTCTCCAGGCGGATTACGCTGAGGG GGATGCTCTGGATGCTTTGGGTCTGGTTCGCTATTGCTGCAGGCGAATGCTCATGACTCATGTTGACCTCATTGAGAAGTTACTGAATTACAATT CTCTTGAGAAAACAGACCCCAATTAA